One genomic segment of Sediminispirochaeta bajacaliforniensis DSM 16054 includes these proteins:
- a CDS encoding sugar ABC transporter ATP-binding protein — MKTEEHLLELRNITKKYPGVLALDEVSMNVRRGEVHGLVGENGAGKSTLIKVLAGAHSPDSGEIVFDGESFPSLLPHEAMNLGIACIYQELNQVSYMTVTENIFLGRELKKGSFLDLGRQEELAEKVLKDFDLDIDPKTPMTMLGVGQCQMVEICKAVNASAKLIIMDEPTASLSEKEAGELFRIIEKLREKNVTMIFISHRLEEVKSICDALTVMRDGQVVANKRIDEVSVDDIVKLMVGRDITNKYPKKIFPQGDVVLEVKNLTHKGVYEDISFKVHAGEILGVSGLVGAGRTEVARGLMGADPIDSGEVFINGQKVTIKSPRDSINAGIAFLTEDRKGQGLILLQSVEFNATLVSLKKFKKRKFFIDLPKIRKESVKMVNDLRIKVPDVFTVSSQLSGGNQQKVVIAKWLMTQAKIFIFDEPTRGIDVGAKIEVYNLINELVAGGAAVIMISSEMDECMGMADRIIVMHEGSLTGELVRDDFSQEKIMYAASGIPV; from the coding sequence TTGAAAACCGAAGAACACTTGCTGGAATTGCGGAACATCACGAAAAAATACCCTGGTGTTTTGGCGTTGGATGAAGTGAGCATGAACGTCCGACGGGGGGAGGTTCATGGGCTCGTCGGTGAGAACGGTGCCGGAAAGTCAACGCTTATTAAGGTGCTTGCCGGTGCTCATTCTCCTGATTCTGGGGAGATTGTTTTCGACGGCGAAAGTTTTCCGTCTCTTCTTCCTCATGAAGCGATGAATCTTGGTATTGCCTGTATCTATCAGGAACTTAATCAAGTGTCGTACATGACGGTAACCGAGAATATTTTTCTCGGAAGAGAATTGAAAAAGGGAAGCTTTCTTGACCTGGGCAGACAGGAGGAATTAGCGGAGAAGGTCCTCAAGGATTTTGATCTCGATATCGATCCCAAAACGCCTATGACCATGCTCGGTGTTGGACAATGCCAGATGGTTGAGATCTGTAAGGCGGTAAATGCCTCGGCAAAACTCATCATCATGGATGAGCCAACTGCCAGTCTGAGTGAAAAAGAAGCCGGAGAGTTGTTTCGAATCATTGAAAAGCTACGTGAAAAGAATGTCACAATGATTTTCATCTCTCACCGACTTGAAGAGGTGAAGTCCATTTGTGACGCTTTGACGGTCATGCGAGACGGCCAGGTCGTTGCAAACAAGAGAATCGATGAGGTTTCTGTCGATGATATTGTTAAGCTCATGGTCGGACGCGATATCACAAACAAGTATCCCAAAAAGATTTTTCCTCAGGGTGATGTCGTTCTTGAAGTCAAAAATTTGACGCACAAGGGTGTCTATGAGGATATAAGCTTCAAGGTCCATGCCGGTGAGATTCTGGGAGTTTCCGGGCTGGTGGGAGCAGGCCGCACCGAGGTTGCCCGTGGTCTGATGGGCGCCGATCCGATCGATTCGGGAGAGGTCTTCATCAACGGACAGAAGGTGACTATCAAGTCGCCTCGTGACTCCATTAATGCCGGCATTGCTTTCCTCACGGAGGATAGGAAGGGGCAGGGGCTGATTCTTCTTCAATCCGTTGAATTCAATGCTACTTTGGTCAGCCTTAAGAAGTTTAAGAAAAGAAAATTCTTTATTGATCTCCCGAAGATCAGGAAAGAATCGGTCAAGATGGTTAATGACCTTCGTATTAAGGTTCCGGACGTTTTTACCGTTTCCAGCCAATTGAGCGGAGGAAACCAGCAGAAGGTGGTCATCGCGAAATGGTTGATGACGCAGGCGAAAATTTTCATCTTTGATGAACCTACCCGCGGTATTGATGTTGGAGCGAAAATCGAAGTCTACAATCTTATTAACGAGCTGGTTGCCGGAGGGGCTGCCGTCATCATGATCAGTTCTGAGATGGATGAATGCATGGGTATGGCCGACAGAATTATCGTTATGCATGAAGGTTCTCTTACCGGAGAACTGGTTCGTGATGATTTCTCACAAGAAAAGATTATGTATGCTGCGTCCGGAATACCAGTATGA
- a CDS encoding PASTA domain-containing protein, translating to MSVLGFRKRKKEQAENQTDPEQRYLRFLLFFGLAAVVLMLIITAVTFMLTLDAKEETMVPDLVGMPLENAMLSLQEKALNAGIQLRYSNALSDKGMILGQDPGPGTFVKAGTRVVLRVSKGKAVEKLDNYVGWNVSELESHLKSLETVYGPLLRLKKPFVRVFSEEPAGTILEQKPEPGTELSALTDLELVVSKGAEGELITVGDYIGIDWERARDIIAGSGLPFVFTLQNDAKGRPGTVVGQNPAAGAEVPVDTIRQLIILEPDNVAEGYQFGMVERSLPDYPVPVPVQVEAILPNGTREEIVSLRHSGGLLSIPYEVPDDTTIVVNVNGEEVLRQRVQGKD from the coding sequence ATGAGCGTTTTGGGTTTTCGAAAAAGAAAGAAGGAGCAGGCTGAGAACCAAACGGATCCGGAGCAGCGATATCTCAGGTTTCTCCTTTTTTTTGGTCTTGCCGCCGTTGTTTTGATGCTTATCATTACCGCCGTCACCTTTATGCTGACTTTGGATGCAAAAGAGGAGACCATGGTGCCCGATTTGGTCGGTATGCCTCTGGAGAATGCCATGCTTTCCCTCCAGGAAAAGGCACTGAATGCCGGTATTCAGCTGCGCTATTCAAATGCCCTTTCCGATAAGGGGATGATCCTCGGTCAGGATCCCGGGCCCGGAACCTTTGTGAAGGCTGGAACCCGGGTTGTGCTGCGTGTCAGCAAGGGGAAAGCCGTTGAGAAACTCGACAACTATGTTGGATGGAACGTCTCTGAGCTTGAAAGTCATCTCAAAAGCCTTGAAACGGTATACGGTCCCCTTTTGAGGCTCAAGAAGCCCTTTGTAAGGGTCTTCAGCGAAGAGCCTGCTGGAACCATTCTTGAACAGAAGCCAGAACCCGGGACCGAGCTTTCCGCCCTGACGGACCTTGAACTGGTTGTCAGTAAAGGGGCCGAGGGAGAACTCATTACCGTAGGTGATTATATAGGAATAGACTGGGAACGGGCCCGTGATATCATTGCCGGATCAGGCTTACCTTTTGTCTTTACCCTTCAGAATGATGCAAAAGGACGCCCGGGTACCGTTGTCGGCCAGAATCCCGCTGCAGGTGCAGAGGTCCCCGTAGATACGATTCGTCAATTGATCATCCTTGAACCCGATAATGTTGCGGAGGGGTATCAATTCGGTATGGTGGAACGGAGTCTTCCCGATTATCCGGTTCCCGTGCCGGTCCAGGTGGAGGCTATACTCCCCAATGGAACCAGAGAGGAGATCGTTTCGTTGCGACACTCGGGGGGGCTTCTTTCCATACCCTACGAGGTTCCCGATGATACAACCATCGTGGTGAATGTTAACGGCGAAGAGGTTCTTCGTCAGCGGGTCCAGGGAAAAGATTGA
- the fmt gene encoding methionyl-tRNA formyltransferase encodes MRVLFAGTPEIAVSSLKALLFSNHQLCGVLTNPDRPRGRGRAPSPSPVKQALLDSGKPIPLLQFDHLKGEAREAVAALKPDLLAVFAFGRIFGPKFLALFSQGGINVHPSLLPLHRGPSPIPSAILSGDEKSGITIQRLAREMDRGAVLSRLVRDLDGRETTASLSAWAAEEGAKLLVSTIDALERGEFTEEEQDEVFASYSEKIDADDSLIDWNLSAVQIDRMVRAFNPWPRTRTTLEGKELLILDSFPLSAEKSLSAPGTIAGVDRKRGILVQTGDGLLAVVRLQLKTKRPLDFASFYNGNRDIAGKRLGGKE; translated from the coding sequence ATGCGGGTTCTTTTCGCCGGTACGCCGGAAATCGCTGTTTCCTCTCTTAAGGCTTTGCTTTTCTCAAACCATCAGTTGTGCGGAGTATTGACCAATCCTGATCGGCCCAGGGGGAGGGGGCGTGCCCCTTCTCCGTCGCCTGTGAAGCAGGCCCTGCTTGACAGCGGGAAGCCCATCCCGCTTCTCCAGTTTGATCACCTTAAAGGGGAAGCTCGGGAGGCTGTTGCCGCTTTAAAACCGGATCTGCTTGCAGTGTTTGCCTTTGGCCGCATATTCGGACCGAAATTTCTGGCCCTCTTTTCTCAGGGGGGAATCAATGTGCATCCTTCCCTCCTGCCTCTCCACCGCGGCCCCTCTCCGATTCCATCCGCAATCCTCTCTGGTGATGAGAAGAGTGGTATAACGATTCAGCGCCTTGCTCGGGAAATGGATAGAGGTGCCGTTCTTTCCCGTCTTGTCCGCGATCTCGACGGTCGTGAAACCACCGCTTCTCTCAGCGCCTGGGCGGCGGAAGAGGGGGCAAAGCTGCTGGTTTCGACCATCGATGCTTTGGAACGTGGGGAGTTTACCGAGGAAGAGCAGGATGAGGTTTTCGCCTCCTATTCGGAAAAGATCGATGCGGATGATTCTTTAATCGACTGGAACCTCTCTGCGGTGCAGATCGATAGAATGGTGAGAGCATTTAATCCCTGGCCCAGAACCCGGACTACCCTGGAAGGGAAGGAGTTGCTGATTTTGGATAGCTTCCCTTTGTCGGCCGAAAAAAGCCTATCTGCGCCCGGCACGATAGCGGGAGTAGACAGGAAACGGGGAATTCTGGTACAAACAGGAGATGGATTGCTGGCCGTTGTTCGGCTGCAGCTTAAAACAAAGAGGCCCCTTGATTTTGCCAGCTTCTATAACGGCAATCGTGATATAGCAGGAAAACGGTTGGGAGGAAAGGAATGA
- the def gene encoding peptide deformylase → MKILTLGNELLRERAATVADVDESIRRLADDMIVTMHEDDGVGLAAPQVGVLKRLFVCHVRGDVPRVFVNPEIIGTSQEQVRYEEGCLSIPGVYADVLRPESIQVQAIDENGKAFKLAAEGMLARVIQHEMDHLKGVLFIDHLEERKRRRLLKLYEKRWRG, encoded by the coding sequence ATGAAGATATTGACATTAGGTAATGAGCTCCTGCGGGAGCGTGCTGCAACGGTTGCGGATGTCGACGAATCCATTCGCCGCCTTGCCGATGATATGATAGTAACAATGCATGAGGACGACGGTGTTGGGTTGGCGGCCCCTCAGGTTGGGGTACTCAAGCGTCTTTTCGTCTGCCACGTCAGAGGCGATGTTCCGCGGGTATTCGTCAATCCCGAGATCATCGGCACAAGCCAGGAACAGGTGCGCTATGAAGAGGGGTGCCTCAGTATTCCCGGAGTCTATGCCGATGTGCTGCGCCCGGAATCAATCCAGGTCCAGGCAATCGATGAGAATGGAAAGGCCTTTAAACTTGCCGCCGAGGGCATGCTCGCCCGGGTCATCCAGCATGAAATGGATCATCTCAAGGGTGTATTGTTCATCGACCACCTCGAAGAGCGTAAGAGACGGCGCCTGCTGAAGCTCTACGAAAAGCGGTGGCGAGGGTAA
- the priA gene encoding replication restart helicase PriA, which produces MNDYFLQLLFNLPLDDSFTYLPPLDEAQEEPSSLEAFAARWRGRRVIAPFGRRSVTGFVIDVADHPPRGDFTIRRVTRCIDDEPLFGDQELELASWMASMYLASKGEALAAMLPGGRRESAVPSFSVEEEIAAIKPPSLSTQQSSALEAILGNDQRAKYLYGVTGSGKTEVFLRAAEATIAAGKGVIYLVPEISLTHQLVDAIRGRFTDQVALLHSALTPSQRLAEWKKLRGGQALLAVGARSAVFAPIRKLGMIIIDEEHEASYKSGSSPRYHARQVAMRRVSVSGARLVMGSATPSVEAYAFMEEGSIQRLSLTERIAGGVLPSVEVVDMKGRNGTLSDELIARMRSAKEAGRQSILFLNRRGFSYFFHCRSCGYQMTCKRCSVALTFHKSSGRMVCHYCGWSRPPVEACPECGSLDVGYSGFGTEKIEEDVRNHFPDFRLERADTDAVKKKGSLKRILDHFKKGQTDVLLGTQMVAKGLNFPGVSLVGIVQADSSLHLPDFRSRERTFALITQVAGRAGRYDSDGRVVIQTFTPEDPAIALASEGRVEEFYRQELESRRALGFPPASRLLRLVFRSRNEKAAEAACEGAASFLRSQLPRGSEILGPAECPIAIIAKNYRFQLILRARKLSMLLPAVSGYRRQKRGKGLYVEYDVDPVSLL; this is translated from the coding sequence TTGAACGACTACTTTCTTCAACTTCTGTTTAATCTTCCTCTTGATGATAGCTTTACCTATCTTCCTCCTCTTGATGAAGCACAAGAGGAGCCATCTTCTCTGGAAGCTTTTGCAGCCCGGTGGAGAGGCAGAAGGGTAATAGCCCCTTTCGGCCGCAGGTCCGTCACCGGTTTTGTGATTGACGTTGCCGATCATCCCCCAAGAGGCGATTTTACCATTCGCAGGGTGACTCGGTGCATCGATGATGAACCGCTTTTCGGCGATCAGGAGCTGGAACTTGCCTCATGGATGGCGTCGATGTACCTGGCAAGCAAGGGTGAGGCCCTTGCCGCGATGCTTCCCGGCGGAAGGCGGGAGAGTGCGGTCCCCTCCTTTAGCGTGGAGGAGGAGATAGCCGCGATCAAGCCCCCTTCGCTGTCCACGCAGCAGTCGTCCGCCCTCGAGGCAATCCTCGGTAATGACCAGCGGGCAAAATACCTTTACGGGGTCACCGGCTCAGGAAAGACCGAGGTCTTCCTCAGGGCTGCGGAGGCGACGATCGCCGCTGGTAAAGGTGTGATCTATCTTGTGCCCGAAATCTCCCTTACGCACCAGCTTGTCGATGCGATACGAGGCCGTTTTACCGATCAGGTTGCTCTTCTCCACTCGGCCCTTACTCCAAGCCAGCGTCTTGCCGAATGGAAGAAGTTACGCGGGGGCCAGGCCCTGCTTGCCGTGGGAGCCCGCAGTGCCGTCTTCGCTCCGATCAGGAAACTCGGCATGATCATCATCGATGAAGAGCATGAGGCCAGCTACAAGTCGGGTTCTTCTCCCCGATACCATGCCCGGCAGGTTGCCATGCGACGCGTTTCTGTCTCCGGAGCCCGGCTTGTCATGGGCAGTGCAACCCCATCGGTGGAGGCCTACGCCTTTATGGAAGAGGGGAGCATTCAGCGTCTCTCCCTCACCGAGCGGATCGCAGGAGGCGTGCTTCCCTCCGTTGAGGTCGTCGATATGAAGGGCAGGAACGGAACCCTTTCCGATGAGCTCATCGCCAGGATGCGTTCGGCGAAAGAGGCCGGTCGCCAGTCAATTCTTTTTCTGAACCGGCGGGGGTTTAGCTACTTTTTTCACTGCCGAAGCTGCGGCTATCAGATGACATGCAAACGCTGTTCGGTGGCCCTTACCTTTCATAAGAGCAGCGGACGCATGGTGTGTCACTATTGCGGGTGGAGTCGTCCTCCTGTGGAGGCCTGCCCGGAATGCGGCTCCCTTGATGTCGGCTATTCCGGCTTCGGAACGGAAAAAATAGAGGAAGATGTACGAAACCATTTCCCCGATTTCCGTCTCGAGCGGGCTGATACCGATGCGGTTAAAAAGAAGGGAAGTCTTAAGCGTATCCTCGATCACTTTAAAAAGGGACAGACCGATGTTCTCCTTGGAACCCAAATGGTTGCCAAGGGGCTCAATTTTCCCGGAGTCTCTCTCGTCGGCATTGTTCAAGCCGATAGTTCGCTCCATCTACCCGATTTTCGTTCCCGTGAACGGACCTTTGCCCTGATTACCCAGGTTGCGGGAAGGGCAGGACGCTACGACAGCGATGGACGTGTGGTAATTCAAACCTTTACCCCGGAGGACCCTGCCATAGCCTTGGCTTCAGAGGGAAGGGTAGAGGAATTTTATCGTCAGGAGCTGGAGAGTCGCAGAGCGCTTGGTTTTCCCCCTGCCTCTCGGCTGCTTCGTCTTGTTTTTCGCAGCCGTAATGAAAAGGCGGCTGAAGCTGCCTGTGAGGGAGCCGCTTCCTTTTTACGGTCGCAGCTTCCCCGAGGTTCTGAAATTCTTGGTCCCGCCGAATGTCCGATCGCCATTATTGCGAAGAACTATCGATTTCAGTTGATCCTGCGCGCCCGGAAACTTTCCATGCTGTTACCGGCTGTCTCTGGGTATCGGCGGCAAAAAAGGGGGAAAGGTCTTTACGTTGAGTACGATGTCGATCCTGTTTCACTTCTTTGA
- a CDS encoding uracil-DNA glycosylase: protein MDEKLLEGYWNLLNLGDDYLRCGRKRSHPSLRDAGFTGLKASPALRSAPAKDTDPALLLKEIAQEVSSCTACRLHEGRHHAVPGEGVVRPMVLIIGEGPGAQEDASGRPFVGPAGQYLDKWMKAIGLSRSEHLFIGNIIKCRPPGNRDPLPDEAAACRPFLDRQIDILRPKAILTVGRIAMQLLLDTTDGIGRRHGKRFEYRGIPLVPTYHPSGVLRNPEYRAPVWEDLKALRGLLGELG from the coding sequence ATGGATGAAAAACTTCTTGAAGGCTATTGGAACCTATTGAATCTTGGGGATGATTATCTGCGCTGTGGCAGGAAAAGGAGCCATCCCAGCCTCCGGGATGCGGGATTCACGGGGCTCAAGGCCTCTCCTGCACTTCGGTCCGCTCCTGCAAAGGATACGGATCCCGCCCTGCTCTTAAAGGAGATTGCTCAGGAGGTCTCCTCCTGTACCGCCTGCAGGCTCCACGAAGGACGGCACCACGCGGTTCCCGGTGAGGGAGTGGTCCGTCCCATGGTCCTGATCATCGGTGAGGGACCGGGGGCCCAGGAGGATGCCAGCGGAAGGCCTTTCGTCGGTCCTGCCGGGCAATATCTCGACAAATGGATGAAGGCCATCGGCCTTTCACGGTCGGAGCATCTCTTCATAGGGAACATCATCAAGTGCAGGCCCCCGGGCAACCGTGATCCTCTTCCCGACGAGGCGGCGGCCTGCCGTCCCTTCCTTGACCGGCAAATCGATATCCTACGTCCGAAGGCCATTCTGACGGTGGGACGGATAGCCATGCAGCTTTTGCTCGATACCACCGATGGAATCGGACGGCGTCACGGCAAGCGCTTTGAGTATCGCGGTATTCCTCTTGTTCCCACCTATCATCCAAGCGGAGTGCTTCGTAATCCGGAATATCGTGCCCCTGTATGGGAAGATCTTAAAGCCCTGCGGGGGCTGCTCGGGGAGTTGGGTTGA
- the truA gene encoding tRNA pseudouridine(38-40) synthase TruA encodes MARRIKMIVAYDGKKFSGWQVQREERTVQGVIEAALESMEKQTVRVTAAGRTDSGVHARGQVVHFDTTLSSIEADRFAPALNAILPADVRIVGSSAVPDDFHARYSAKARSYRYFLYPGVCVSPFLRPYCYAPRSLPSIGSLNRAVSPLLGSHDFSSLSAAGDPSPSKVRVIYQAVFLQHRGMIEFRITGNAFLWRMVRSIVGTALEVASAEDPARAMRLILDEKDRSLAGTTAPARGLFFWRVHYTMEQLYG; translated from the coding sequence ATGGCTCGAAGGATAAAGATGATCGTTGCCTATGACGGAAAAAAATTTTCCGGATGGCAGGTCCAAAGGGAAGAGAGAACCGTCCAGGGTGTTATTGAAGCCGCCCTGGAGTCGATGGAGAAGCAAACGGTGAGGGTGACCGCCGCCGGTCGTACCGATTCGGGGGTCCACGCCAGGGGCCAGGTCGTCCATTTTGATACGACCCTTTCCTCAATTGAAGCGGATAGATTCGCTCCTGCCTTGAACGCCATCCTGCCCGCCGACGTACGTATTGTCGGCTCCTCTGCCGTTCCCGATGATTTTCACGCCCGCTACTCTGCGAAGGCCCGAAGTTATCGCTATTTCCTTTACCCGGGAGTTTGCGTTTCCCCGTTTCTACGCCCCTATTGTTATGCTCCTAGGTCCCTGCCGTCTATTGGGTCTCTCAACAGGGCCGTCTCTCCGCTATTGGGCAGCCATGATTTTTCTAGCCTTTCCGCAGCTGGCGATCCATCGCCCTCAAAAGTCAGGGTGATCTATCAGGCGGTTTTCCTGCAGCACAGGGGTATGATAGAGTTTAGGATAACGGGAAACGCCTTCTTGTGGCGTATGGTCCGTTCGATTGTCGGAACCGCTCTTGAGGTGGCTTCTGCCGAGGACCCCGCCCGAGCCATGAGGCTCATTCTTGATGAGAAGGATCGGAGCCTCGCCGGAACGACTGCCCCGGCAAGGGGGCTTTTTTTCTGGCGGGTTCATTACACCATGGAGCAGCTTTATGGATGA
- a CDS encoding DUF2225 domain-containing protein, whose product MSDEQAVSTLTFFSKDEIECPVCGATFYREELRTGRGRLIAGELTDELRRLYEPSQKYGEVYPLIYTITVCPVCFYAAFAADFPTVEESVAAKLRDQQDQRHRLVDSLFPSLDFRGRRTLAEGTAGYILTTSSMDAFPSDRSPTIKQGLSSLRAAWLAGDLHHKYPEENYDYLANVLYNKARFFYTLAIEYEGDGHQSISDAGHLGPDLDKNYGYDGALYIAALLEYYHGSDDDISSRIKSLERAKRTVARIFGMGKASKNKPAALLEKAKELHSAIGNEVKHLQDSLG is encoded by the coding sequence ATGAGTGATGAACAAGCTGTTTCCACTTTGACCTTTTTCAGCAAGGATGAGATCGAATGCCCTGTCTGTGGCGCCACATTTTACCGGGAAGAGCTCCGTACCGGTAGGGGGCGTTTAATTGCCGGTGAATTGACCGACGAACTTCGTCGTCTCTATGAGCCCAGCCAAAAATATGGCGAGGTCTATCCCCTCATCTATACCATCACCGTCTGCCCCGTCTGCTTTTATGCGGCATTTGCGGCAGATTTTCCTACGGTCGAAGAGTCTGTTGCTGCTAAGCTGCGTGATCAGCAGGATCAGAGACACCGGCTTGTCGATTCACTTTTCCCTTCCCTCGATTTTCGTGGACGGCGAACGCTTGCCGAAGGAACGGCCGGCTATATTCTCACCACTTCCTCCATGGACGCCTTTCCCTCCGATAGGAGCCCCACCATCAAACAGGGACTCTCCTCTCTCCGGGCCGCCTGGCTCGCAGGAGACCTTCATCATAAGTATCCTGAGGAAAACTACGACTACCTCGCAAATGTCCTTTACAACAAGGCCCGTTTTTTTTACACCCTTGCCATTGAGTATGAAGGGGACGGACATCAGAGTATCAGCGACGCAGGTCACCTTGGCCCCGATCTTGACAAGAATTACGGTTATGACGGTGCACTCTACATTGCGGCTTTGCTTGAGTACTATCACGGCAGCGACGATGATATTTCTTCCAGGATTAAGAGCCTTGAGCGTGCCAAAAGGACCGTAGCCCGTATCTTCGGAATGGGCAAGGCCTCTAAGAATAAGCCTGCGGCTCTTCTTGAAAAGGCCAAGGAGCTGCATTCCGCCATCGGCAATGAGGTAAAACACCTTCAGGACTCTTTGGGGTAA
- a CDS encoding holo-ACP synthase has product MIIGIGVDVVDTERLEHWVNNPKMLARFFHPAEVAAALDRGAAAVLSLAARFAAKEAFGKALGTGMRGLVLRDIEVINQHNGKPEIQLYGTALRAFRRSGGRFLHLSLTHEKKAAVAMVVIEGDPI; this is encoded by the coding sequence GTGATTATCGGAATAGGGGTGGATGTCGTCGACACGGAACGGCTTGAGCATTGGGTCAACAATCCAAAGATGCTCGCCCGTTTCTTTCATCCCGCTGAGGTAGCCGCCGCCCTGGATCGGGGGGCAGCCGCGGTTCTCTCCCTTGCGGCGCGTTTTGCCGCAAAAGAGGCCTTTGGCAAGGCCCTCGGTACCGGTATGCGGGGGCTCGTTTTGCGTGATATAGAGGTAATCAATCAACATAACGGAAAACCGGAGATTCAGCTCTACGGAACGGCCCTCAGGGCCTTCAGGCGCTCCGGCGGCAGGTTTCTCCATCTCAGCCTCACCCATGAAAAAAAGGCTGCCGTGGCAATGGTTGTCATAGAAGGAGATCCCATATGA